A window of Terriglobales bacterium contains these coding sequences:
- a CDS encoding nucleoside deaminase has product GQGGPFGAVIVKDGRIVAEGVNRVTATHDPTAHAEVAAIREACAKLGAFELKQCELYTSCEPCPMCLGAIYWARLARVYYGNLAADASQIGFDDSFIYHEFAQSLPERAIPMVQMMREQALAAFRAWQKKPNKIPY; this is encoded by the coding sequence GGCCAAGGGGGACCCTTCGGAGCGGTAATCGTGAAAGATGGTCGCATCGTTGCCGAGGGCGTGAATCGCGTCACCGCCACCCACGATCCGACAGCTCACGCCGAAGTGGCCGCCATCCGCGAGGCCTGTGCCAAGCTGGGCGCCTTCGAACTCAAGCAATGCGAGCTCTATACCTCGTGCGAGCCCTGCCCCATGTGTCTTGGTGCGATTTACTGGGCGCGCCTGGCTCGGGTGTATTACGGCAATCTCGCCGCGGATGCCTCCCAGATCGGTTTTGACGATTCTTTCATCTACCACGAATTCGCGCAGTCACTCCCTGAGCGTGCGATTCCCATGGTCCAGATGATGCGGGAACAGGCCCTGGCAGCCTTCCGCGCTTGGCAGAAAAAGCCCAACAAGATTCCGTACTGA